The Hydra vulgaris chromosome 05, alternate assembly HydraT2T_AEP genome includes the window AACATTGTTACTATATGGAAAACTTTCGTTCTTACATTAGAAACTTTGAACATCAAACAGTCATCTGGTTTAACCCAGATTTTAGATTGAATCGCTTGAACAGATTTACCCATGATAAACAATCTCAACTtaccttaaaatatttatgtaaaagaacTTTGGCATATCGACGAATTCGTTTAGAATTTAAACAGTtgcaaaagaaaattgtttctttatttgataaaaccAAACTACCACTTACCAAATggaaaaataaagataatattagattgttcttttattgttttcatccactcattaattttgaatttgattcctttttgaattttaataatcaacgtttattattttttcatcttcaaAGACGTAATCTTTACAGATtatttagtttactttttacAGAAATATCCTGTTTTGCTGATCCACGTAAACAGCTGGAAATTCATTTAATGCGAAAATTATATCGTTTAATTATGGAATATATAAATTGGTCCAaagaacaatatttttatactacTGAACcttgttttattcattttaatattgttaatcaatttttttaattttttttttagataactaataaaaaaaatgcaaagaagCAAACGCTTTTATGAATACGACATTATCCACATTGTTAGTTGGTTTACATccgaaacaaaaaataacatggATGGAGACTTGAAAACGTTAAAAGAattatgtaaaagaaaattggctgttaaaagaattaaaatcgaatttgaattattaaaagatCAGCTTGGAGATTTATATTTTCGTTATGATGAAAACAGTTCTgatgttgactttttttatatttgtgaatTTAGTTCTTTAatcaattataatttaattttttggttacaaagaaaaattatatttcttttatacgaAATGTTTAGATCGCACTATAATaatcattatattaaaaatgtggaacttgattttttttataattgtattagAAAATACATTCAATGGACATTAgatcaatattattatattcgcaaaaataattttgcacattacaaaaatattattttatatttatagacaaactaattaaaaaataaaaagtggaTACAGCAACagaaaaccaaacaaaaaagtaagaaaacaaatgaaaggtatatttttttctgtttgtttcttttttttatcattaaatttttatttattaatcctaatttttttttttttttagagccATGTATTCCTACTATTTCAAACTGCAGAAACATTCGTTGGCTCACTCGCGTTCAATAAACCAACGCTATTTGTGCATTAAAAAATGTGGCGTATGCCAAAGCtgtcaattaaataaataacttttgtatttttttatttagaaatatatttatatattttatcccattttttgtgtttttttattccttatttttttgttttatatatcaCTTTATactaacattttctttttttaaatataaataaaaacaaaatgaataataatgatgaaaacTGGGAGATCGATCTTACTGCCCCTTCGTTTGAATTGAAAACACCcgatttaaaattgaaaagacCAATTGGaaatagaaaacattaaaaaaaacgaaaaaatacaAGAGACAATACCCACCCCCCCATTACAAGAAGAATGGATTTGTGACGCTCCCccctttaatttaaattcaaaatattattttgattaaactttttgtaaatatattttttataaataatttttttttgtaaatatgttttttataaataaattttatttttatttttttgtaagtatatttttataaataaattttttttttagctaactaaTACAATGACTGGAAATTCAAATGATGTcatagaaattattattttgctagAAGAAGAAGTATTACTCGTTATGGAAATGGCAAACTTATATAACAAACCATTCGTCGATGAACTCCAACTATATCATTCTTTCGTCACGTACGGAAAAAAACGTCACCCAAACATAATGTTCGAAAATTGGACAAAAAACAGGGAACAGAATCCAATTTTAGGGAACAGAATCCAtttgtaaccttttttttataaatttttttttgcacctGTTCTTTTTTCTGCGCGCATGCGGATGCGCGTCATTCTTTTTTTTGAGAccgggaaacttttttttttaatccgtTCATCACTTTAATCACTCGGTTCAAGACTCTCGTTTCTCGGAACCTTGCTTATCCTCGGTTAATCgttttatttctactttttttttctacccGGACGGGCGGTCTCTGACGAACAAGAATTGTAACTTAGCATATCATCATATattgagatatttttttatattctcgttatttttatttataatttctgttattttttcaagttcCCCCACTATTCCATCTTGATGATCATCATtggttaaaaattctttaacgataacaaaatgaaagtaaaaaacagGTGATAATTCTTCCAAAAACTTCCACAATTTCTGTTCAGAATGATGTAGTTTGAAACACTTTGTAATCCATTCGATGCGATCTTCGATGCGATCAGACCATTTTTCATTATCCatgtttttcttattagttaatctaaaaaaaaattatacagttaaatgattaaattgataaactaaattttgattacattcattataattattaataaaaattattaattctaaaaaagtgttttccataaattttacatctgttaaatatttttcgaCACTATTATCCTCATCTATTATATCAAATGATGAtatcatgttttttataaattgacattgttaataaatattttcaaaaacaactaaatataaatttaatgaaatagtTTGGTGAATAGTTCCAAATGTTcgaaaaaatttcattttcattcCAATCATATTATCAAGTGCTTCACTAAATAAAATACCTTGACAGTTTCCTACAAACGCTGATATGATTTCTAAACGAGTATGTTGTTcggaatctaattttttaatgtaccAATACCAAGCGCTCCAAAGAAGGTATTCTTTATCTtctctcatttttttaattagttacctaaaaaattgtaagaaattatacaaataaatgtttaaaaagatattgcaaaTCGTGATTACATTCAATatgtttataactaaaaattaacatttctGAAAAGTTTTCTGAAATAGCTTGTAAAttcaatatataattataaatacagCTATTCTTTTCCATTCATATCCTCAAtcagaatattattaatattatccttaaataatttttctcttttagcACAATCAAGctgaattttagaaaaaatatccaaatagcattccattttatttatagaCATGACTTGAATTGTTTGCataaaagaacttttcatatcattaaaatctttaaccaCATTAATAAACGAGTTCATGTGACGGTTGTTAACAAAACCCGTTATGCTTGATTAACGGTCGTATTGTTCTTTATCATGTTGTAAAATAGGATCCCAAGCAAATTTTGTAGGCCAATccatttttttgttagttttctaaaaaaaaatttacaaaatataaaaaaaatattttacaaaaaaaatttaatttccagTAAAACCAAAACCACCCTTTCTCTCTACGTCTTTAATCATTGACATTTTCACTCTACGACAAAAACACCCATCGAATTCTATTACGTTTTTGTCAGCTTTAAACATTTTCACAAATCCCATTTGAGCAATAGCATCTCCACGTTTAATCACATAATTTTCTTTAGAATGATTCATCAATAAGACTTTAATTTCCTCTTTATAATCAGCGTCTATTATTCCTGGAGCATTAAACACTACTACACCATATTTGTAAGCTATACCTGATTTTGAATATACCTGTCCTGCTAACTTTAAATCCATTTCATTGATATACACTCCAGTACTTATTAAAACACGTTGATATGGTTGAAGTATAACATCCTTTGAGCTTCTCAGATCAAAACCAGCACTctcttttgtttcataaaaagaCCATTCATGAATATCTGTATTTTCGAGTGATTTaagctctttatttttttccttttccatTTTATCTATCTCGCTGTCTTGTCAAGAAAATGAtttgaacaagttttttttcactctttttatataaaatagtaatcaTAACAACATTACCTCTATCATTAAAACAGAATTAAAAGTACAAAGTACAAAGTTTAAAGTACATCACACCACATTGAACTTTAGACTCTTGATTAaggattaacattttttttaaaaacttgtttagtacttgttttttttttaatccctCTTTTCAACTCAAACGGTATAAAAAGAgtacattttcatttaaaagttcattcacaagacaacaaacaacaaaaaatggttttgaaattGTTTACTGCAACGATAACACCTATTTTAAATTTGCAGATTTAGCAGCAGCTACTTTGTGGCTAATtgaatttaagaataaaaaaatgtgtaagataaacaatattttactgTCCCTCTCAAACCGTTGGcacaatttaattattacaaaaaagaattgaTTGACAAACCAAAAAATGAGGGCTGTGAAATCATATTACCATggagatatagagaaatatgtGATCTCAACATAACAAATTAATTGTTTAGATCAGaactaaaattaacaaaagacgACAACACATTTAAATTGCCCAAAGGCGAAGTAACTAATAATgtggtttttatatttaattataacaaaatgacCAAAAAAGGATTGCAAATTTTAATGGTGAGTATGCAAGAAGCTCAAAACAAAGCCTATATGACAGTGGCTTACCCTAAAACTCGCATAATAAAAACCATTGAGTTTAACAATATTGATATACAATTAGCAAAATAAGAAGACGAAATTCATGCTACAGAATACGCAAGACTGATGGCTACAGAACCGTCTTTTCACAATTCGTTAATTAAAAATGGTGTTTTTCGaaatttgaatcaaaatttGAAGTGAGCTTGTGTCGGGCTTGCCGAAATCgagacaaaaaaaactaaagtcgAACCAGCAGTACCAGAAGTACCAGAAGAAGAcgaagaataattttttttttgcaagttttatgaaaatttttgtagttttttaattaaaaaacctgttttattattaaaaaaacttgtttttttctgATCTCTATTTCCTAAATAAAGggtgaaaaaataaatgctagTTCATTTTTGAAAGAGAAAATGACTAGCAAACAACTCGACGAAAGTCTCATCAAAGCTGTTCAACTTTTTTATCCGAAAATAAATTACATCCTATGTTGTTGGAATTTCACCATTTAAATAACACGTATGAAGAATGGCAAGACATTATATTtacgtatttaaaaaattttaaatcgaaATTGAATTTGGAAGAAGAAAAATACAAGGATTTGTATTATATCTTTATGGCTAAAGACTATAAAAATGCCAttcatttgtttgaaaaacctTCTCCTCGTTATATGAATTTTGCAGAACAATCACTATCATGGAGAACGAGCATGCTAGAAGTGTGTCGCATGATAAacgatgattttttaaatgtaaccaaaacaacagtaaaaaaacaacacgaagaattaaaaaaacaactagaaGACTTTGTTGAAGTATATAAACTTTActtcaaatcaaaaaacatggaaaaaaaaTGCACTTCATAGAAAAGCAAACTTAAACTGactttaaagtattattttttatttccttatcTATCTAACAAATGGTAGAATGATAACTTGAAGAAAAATTGCATACTATTAAATTA containing:
- the LOC136080136 gene encoding deoxyuridine 5'-triphosphate nucleotidohydrolase-like, coding for MEKEKNKELKSLENTDIHEWSFYETKESAGFDLRSSKDVILQPYQRVLISTGVYINEMDLKLAGQVYSKSGIAYKYGVVVFNAPGIIDADYKEEIKVLLMNHSKENYVIKRGDAIAQMGFVKMFKADKNKTNKKMDWPTKFAWDPILQHDKEQYDR